The following coding sequences lie in one Ferroacidibacillus organovorans genomic window:
- the hutH gene encoding histidine ammonia-lyase, with protein MTVELNGNDLTLGQVARVLYDGERVEIHPGAWENIAKSREVVERNLAEGNVIYGVTTGFGKFSDVVIPLGDVEALQLNLIRSHACGIGDPFSERVSRAMLLLRANALTKGYSGCRKETLQRLVDCLNHRIHPVVPSQGSLGASGDLAPLAHLALVLIGEGTAHYDGKVMSGNEALSQAGLTPIRLQAKEGLALINGTQAMTAVGVIAYLEAERLADFADGVAALTFEALRGVIDAFAPEAHDVRPYKEQREVADRMLSYVEGSQLTTRQGEIRVQDAYSLRCIPQVHGAIRQVLAYVKEKLLIEINAATDNPLIFSDTGRVISGGNFHGQPIAFAMDFLGIAMAELANISERRIERLVNPQLNDLPAFLSPQPGLQSGLMITQYAAASLVSENKTLAHPASVDSIPSSANQEDHVSMGTIGARHAHQIIQNVRRVLAIEGICATQAADLRGVDRLAPKTRKLHQQIRDCVPFIDQDRAYSEDIERLARFIGESFA; from the coding sequence ATGACGGTTGAGTTGAATGGAAATGATCTCACCCTCGGTCAGGTGGCGCGCGTTTTATACGATGGCGAACGGGTGGAAATTCATCCTGGCGCCTGGGAGAACATCGCGAAGAGTCGCGAGGTAGTTGAGCGCAACCTCGCAGAAGGAAACGTCATCTATGGCGTTACGACGGGGTTTGGCAAGTTCAGTGATGTCGTGATTCCGCTTGGCGATGTCGAAGCGCTGCAATTGAATCTAATCCGCAGTCACGCGTGTGGCATCGGCGATCCGTTCTCAGAAAGAGTCAGTCGCGCGATGCTTCTCTTGCGGGCAAACGCGCTCACCAAAGGGTACTCGGGATGTCGCAAAGAGACATTGCAGCGCTTGGTGGATTGTCTCAACCATCGGATCCATCCAGTGGTTCCAAGCCAGGGTTCGCTTGGCGCGAGTGGTGATCTGGCGCCGCTTGCGCACTTGGCGCTCGTGCTGATTGGCGAAGGCACGGCGCACTATGACGGGAAAGTGATGAGCGGAAACGAGGCACTTTCGCAAGCGGGGCTGACGCCGATCCGCCTGCAGGCAAAAGAGGGCTTAGCGCTGATCAACGGCACGCAGGCGATGACTGCGGTGGGGGTGATCGCGTACCTTGAGGCGGAGCGCTTGGCGGATTTTGCGGATGGCGTCGCCGCGCTCACCTTTGAGGCGCTGCGTGGTGTGATCGACGCGTTCGCGCCAGAGGCGCACGATGTTCGTCCATATAAAGAGCAGCGAGAGGTGGCTGATCGGATGCTTTCGTATGTGGAGGGGAGTCAGTTGACGACAAGACAGGGAGAGATTCGCGTACAGGACGCGTACTCTCTGCGCTGTATCCCGCAGGTGCACGGGGCGATCCGCCAAGTGTTGGCCTATGTCAAAGAGAAGTTGTTGATCGAGATCAACGCCGCGACAGACAACCCGCTCATTTTCTCAGACACCGGGCGCGTGATATCCGGCGGCAATTTCCACGGTCAACCGATCGCGTTTGCGATGGATTTTCTCGGCATCGCCATGGCGGAGCTTGCGAATATTTCCGAGCGGCGCATCGAGCGTCTGGTCAACCCGCAGCTCAATGACCTGCCTGCTTTTTTGAGTCCACAGCCAGGCCTTCAGTCAGGACTGATGATCACACAGTACGCTGCCGCATCGCTGGTATCAGAGAATAAGACGTTGGCGCATCCGGCGAGCGTGGATTCGATTCCTTCTTCCGCAAATCAGGAGGATCACGTGAGCATGGGGACGATCGGCGCGCGCCACGCGCACCAGATCATCCAAAATGTGCGGCGGGTGCTCGCCATCGAGGGCATCTGCGCTACGCAGGCGGCCGATCTTCGCGGCGTCGATCGACTGGCGCCAAAAACGCGCAAACTGCATCAACAGATTCGGGACTGCGTCCCGTTTATCGATCAGGATCGCGCCTATTCAGAAGACATTGAGAGGCTGGCCCGCTTTATCGGCGAATCCTTTGCCTGA